CGAACTGTGACAACGGCTGTGTTGCCACCCCGATTTCTGCGGCGCTCTTGGCTATCTCAACGTCCTTCAGGCCTTCCTTAAGGTGAAACACCACCTGCATTCCGGCGTGATGATCGACGCAGCTTCCAAAATCGGTGAAGTCGCGGGCGAGTTTATCCAAAAGGAATTTGCGCCGGTCCCCATAGGTTCGGCGCACCCGACGCAAATGACGATAAAACTCGCCAGATTTCATGAAGTCTGCCAACGCTTGTTGCGGCATGTAACTCGCTCGTTGGCCAAATCGTTTTAGTGTTGCTTGAAAACGGTCGATCAATGCTTCCGGGGCCACAACATACCCCAACCGTAATGAGTTTGAGAAGATCTTGGAGAAGCTGCCGATATAGATTGTGCGGTTCACATGGTCGAAGCCAGCCATGGCTGGGATCGGCCTGCCTGCATATCTGAATTCACTGTCGTAATCATCTTCGACGATCCAAGCGTCTTGGGACGTGGCCCACGCAAGGAATTCCAGTCTGCGATTGGGCGACATCGCACCGCCAAGAGGATATTGATGCGACGGTGTCAACACTGCAAGGCGTGCGGTCGAGGACGTACGCGGTACTTCGGCTCCATTGTCATCGACGTTAAGGTTGCTAACCGCTACGCCATGGGCCTCGGCAAACTGCCGCATCGGTTGATATCCGGGGTTCTCAAGGCCAATTGTGTCGCCGGTGCCTACCAATGTTCGCAAACAGATTTCGAGAGCGTCGGTTGATCCGGCAGTCACAAAAATCTGTTGAGGCGACGCGTCGATCCCTCGCCATTCAGACACATGTTCGGCAATCGCTTCTCGCAACTGAATATTGCCGAAATAGGAGTTGCTAATCAGCATGGCCTCGGGATTTGTTCGGCACACGCGAGCAACAGCTTTGGCCCATTGCCGATGGGGAAAAAGCCGCATGTCGGGCTGGCTGGCTTGGAAAGGGATGGGAAGGCGGGTTTGTTCATCGACGCGTTTTATGCGTTTTGAAGTAATCCGTTTTGCCAATTCAACTTCGCCCAGAGCACAGATCATATACCCAGATCCTTGTACCGAGCGCAGATACCCCTCTGCGACCAGTTGATCATAGGCAGTAATGATCGTGGAGCGTGAAACGCCAAGCTCGGTGGCAAACACACGGGTCGGCGGCAACTTCGTCCCTTCGGCCAGATCTCCGGAAATAACCCTCTCGCGAATAGAAGAGCAGATTTGTTCAAAGACAGGTGTCTTTGCAGATCGGTCGATTGAAAAGGCCAACCATGGGGTTTGCTTCATAGTGGTATGCTCATTTAGGTCTGTTTTGGATATTAATGAGTGTCCAAATCTATGGCAATCCGTTCCCAACTGGGCAAGCAAAAGGATGTTGCCATGACCAAGTTGGGCAATCGTCGATTTGAAGGACCGTGCAAGTGGACGAATACGCCTTCGCGGATAGGCACATTGGGGCTGCAATAAACTCGGAAATCTAGAGTTTTTGCGCGCTTGCTCGCCCTTTAGATTGTTCCTCGGGAGGACTACCAAACTCAGAAATCCCGCCTCCACAGTTTCCGAGACAGCAGAAACCCTCTGTAGGTGCATTCTGATGTTTTTGAAACTTGTTGCTATTCTCAGCTGGATTTTAACCAGCGTCATCAATTTGGTTTATGTGTGCGATTTCCCTAATGTCGGGTGAAGGTTGTTTTCCACTCAACACCTGAGCGACCGAGCACGAAACAGTTTTCCTGGACTAAAGCTTCGCTACCAATGTGCTCAATGAGTACCTTGCCGAACGGGGTAGGTTCATCGATCCAAATGCGCATGGTGACGCGGAAATCACAATTGTTTGCATGCGCTTGAGATATGTCGATCACACGAAGATCGCTAATCTTTCCGAGCTGGTATCCAGCTTCGGGAGTATCCTCATGAACGACATATTGACGGAACTGAGAACCTGAAGATATCTCAGCAGACCAGCCCATTCGCCAGAATCCATGTCGTTTCATAACCATACACAAGCCGCTGGTTTGACTGCATTTTGCTTCTTTCTGGGCAATGTCCGCATCATAGACGCGATTTTCTTCGGCCTGATCAGTGCGCATCGATGACAAGCCAGCGAGCATAAAGCGCTGTTGGACCTTCCAAGCAGTGTTGTTGCTCAATCGTTCAACTGAACCATCTTTGCCTAGCTCAAATTTTCTATCTAAGAAAGTGAAGGCCATTTTGTTGGGGACCTCATTCTCGACAAAATGAAGAACTTGTTGTTCGGCTGAAGTAGGTCCTTCTGCCCAAGAGCTTGTAGGGTGCATCTGAAATGCTGCAACGAGAAATGCAAATAGTCTAAACACAATCGCCTCCGGTTAAAAAAGTTAGTGTATTCAATGTAAACTTGATAACTGTGCGGTAATAGCAGGTCTACACCAAATAGTTCTGTGAGCGCCTATTTCGCGGATGATGGCACTTGCAGATCCCAACTTTGGGCACAAAAATACCCGTTTAGGGTTAAACCAAATCCGCATCGCAACAACCACTAACGCCTAGTGTAAACCGGGAGTTTGAGAAAAATATCAAGTCTTTCGGATAGCTTACACTCAAATCCAAGCGATCAAAGGCAATGAGTTTCGATTGGGTGATATTGTCGCGGATTCTGCACTCTAGCCTCGACCAAGTGAATGAAAACAAGCACTTAGACAGGATAGTGGCGGAGAGACAGGGATTCGAACCCTGGGTGGGCTTGCACCCACAACGGTTTTCGAGACCGCCCCGTTCGACCACTCCGGCACCTCTCCGCGGGGGTCTGTGGAGGGGGGGATAATTCGACCACGCGGCATGTGCAACCACTTTTTTTGCCTAATTTTGAAATGCTGGAAAAATCGTGATCCTCTACGGCTTGGCAAGGAATAAGGTGGGCGCTAGTCTTGGTGCGAAAACTTAGTTGGAAGACATAAATAAAGCCATGATAATTAACAGAATTATAAGTTTCGCGGCGGCTGTTCTTGTAACCGCGTCAAGCGCTTTTGCTAGTGACGAGGATCAAATCAGGACCTTTCTGAAGATCACCGGGTTTGATGTTGCGATTGAATCTATCCAGTTGGGTGCGATGGCGGGGCCGGGAATGACCGGGGAAGATCCCGAAGTCTTTGGCCGTCAATGGCAAGATCTGGCACGCGAGGTGTTCGAACCTGACGCGATGGTGGAAGATGCTGTCGACATGCTGGCCGCCGTGCTGCCGCAGGATGTGCTGGATCATGGCATGGCGTTTTACGAAAGCCCCCTTGGGCAACGGCTGGTCGAAGTCGAGAACGAAAGCCACATGGCAGATGACGAGGTGAAATACACCGAAGGCGCCGATATTGTTGCCCGACTTCTGGAAAGCGGGGATCTGCGTTTGCAAATCTACAAGGCAATGGGGGATGCGATCGGCTCGACCGATGTCGCGATCCGCTCGTTGATCGAAATCCAGGTCCGCTATCTGATGGCGGCTATGGCAGCCGGGGCCAGCGATCTTGAGTTGGACGAAGACGATTTGCGCGGCATCTTGCTAAGCCAGTCAGACCTTATGCGCGAGGGGATTGAAGAAAACTCTTTGGTGTCGAATGCCTATGCCTATCGCGCCGTGGACGAGGCTGATCTGATTGACTACCTCGCCGCGCTTCAGGATCCCCGGATGGGGCAGGTCTATGAAATTCTGAACGCTGTTCAGTTCGAGATTATGGCCAATCGATACGAGACGATGGCGAGCCGCCTTGACGAACTGTCGCCCGAGACGGAACTGTGACCTGCTGGATGACAGCCTTGAGGAGAGTGTTGGCAGTGCTTTCGATGTTGCTAGCCTGCAGCCTGAGCGCTGTTGCGGCCTCTGATCAATCCCAGCAGGACGGCGAGCAGAGCTTTGAAGAGCTTTGGACCCTTCTTGGTATGTCGCAAATGGTATCGATCCTTCATGACGAGGGCCTCTCGATGGCCTTGGCATCGGATCTGGACCTTCTGGGCCACGAAGGTGGACCGCGTTGGGAAGGTGCCGTTCAGGCCATTTACAACGAGAAGGTCCTTCAGGGTGAGCTGCACACTCTGTTTGAACAGCAATTGGCGCAGGCCCATCTCTCGGTGCTTTGCGAGTTCTATAAGACAGAGGACATGCAAAAGATCATCCAGAACGAGATTGCCGCTCGCCGCGCATTCCTTGACATGGAGTTCGAACAAACCGCGCGCGATCGTTGGCTTCAAGGGGACATCCCCGAGGTGTTGGACGAAACGATCCGTCAGTATGTCGACACAAACGACCTGATCGAACTGAACGTCATGGGGTCGCTGAATTCGAACTATGTTTTCCTGAATACGCTCAATCAAAGCCTGCCCGATATTGTAGATCAAATGAGCGAGCGGGATATTCTATCCCATGTCTGGTCGCAGGAAACGGACATTCGGACGGATACTACGGAATGGATCTTTGCCTATTTACACACCGCATATGCGCCAGTTGATCCCTATGATCTGGACCGCTATGTCGCGTTCTCTGCGACACCTGCGGGTCAGGCGCTTAACCAAGCCCTGTTCACGGCATTTGACGCCGTATACCTGCGGTTGTCCGGTGATCTTGGCCGCGTTGTGGGAACCCTGTCACGGGAAGAAGAGCTTTAATGCTTAGGTGTTCTTAGCATCCAAACTAGCCAACCCGTCCAACAGCTCTTTCAGGTGATCGGCATATGGCTCCCACTTGCCGACTGAACTTTTGTAAAGGGGTTGGCGCACCTGTGCGACCGACAGCGTTTTCACGTCCCGTTTGGTCTTGTGGAAGTTGAGGCAAGCGTCTTCCCACTCCAGCTCGCAGAACTCTAGAAGTTTGCGGATTTCGGTTTCCGGATTGTCGACTAGATCTTCATAAGAAATCTCATAAATCCGATCCGGGGCAAGCTCGCGCCAGAGGTCCAGGTATTCGGTGTACAGGCGATAGGTCTGAACTAGGGCAGCCTGTGAATAGCTGTAGCGGTGCAGCCCCGGTACAAAGCGGTTCTTGAAGATCGACCAAAGATTGTCGCGCGGATCACGTCGCAGCGCCACGATCTTGGCTTTGGGCATGGCCAGCCAGACCAAAGGCGCAATCTGATAGGTCGAGATTGTCTTGTCTGTGATCCGGTCAGCATCCGGCAGGCGCGTGTCGATGGCGGCCTGATACGCGCGGCCAAGGTCTTCGAATTGCGCATCGGTCATATCGCCAATATGCCCGCCAGCTTGGGCCACCTTTGCGACTTGCTCGAAACCCAGTGGGTGGAAAATTCCCAGTTCATCCCCGCCGGTGACCGTAGAGTGGCTGGCGAGGATCTGCTCGACCAGCGTGGTGCCCGAGCGCGGTAAGCCGGTGATGAAGACCGTGCTGTTCTGGTCGTAACCGCAGTCGCCGATGCGTGCGGGATCGAACCCCTTCAGGAACGCCTTGAAGCGGTCGAAATCGCCTTGTTCTTTGTTCATGTCATGAGGGTGAAGGCGGGCCATCACCTCGTTTGCGCGGGATAGATAGGTCCAGGCGGCCTCGGCATCTTTGTGATCCTCCATCACCTTTACCAAGCCATATCCCAGATCGATGCGGGCCTCGTCCGGCAGGTCAGGACGATCCCACAGGGCTTTCATTTCGTCGATCAGCGGATCATCCTGTGCCAGCTTTCGGCCCTGTGCGACCATGCGATACACCGAACCCGACCGGACACCCCGCGCGATGGCGTCGCGCAGAACCTTTTCGGCCGCCTCGAAGTCACCGGCCTGTTGCAGCAGATTTGCTGCCATGGTCACCACGCGAAGGTGGTTTGGGTCGGTTTTCAAAGCCTCTTCGATGGCGTTGCGCGAGGCCTCAAGGTTTCCAAGCAGCTTCTCTGCCATCGCCCGCAAGGCAAGCATTTCACCTGTGGGGGCGGTCTTTACAGCCAACGCGTCCAAATCCTCGAGCGTCCCGGCAGCATCTTCCAGTGTCAGACGGGCCTTGGCGCGGGTGAACAACCCGGCTGCATTTCCCGGAGCCTGTTTCAGCAGTGCGTCCAAACACTCGATCGCCTCGCGCGGGGCATTGATGTCGGAGTAGAGCATGCCAAGATTGCCAAGGACAATCGGGTTGTCGGGAATGATACGGCGCGCGTGCTCCAAGACCTTGCGGGCATCGGTGCGACGCGTTTGCTTCAGAAGGAACTGCCCATATTGCGCTAGCGCTTCGCCATAGTCGGGATCGGCGGAAAGCGCGGTTTTGAAGGCAGCCTCGGCCGCATCGACCTTGCCCAATGCCGCAAGTGCAACCCCAAGGACCATCGTCACGGCCTCGTTTGCGCCGCGGGCCAAAAGCGCATGGGCCTGAGCCGCGGCTTCTTTTGCGCGGCCCGCGTTCAGAAGGGCGGTCAGCGCGTCAATCTCGGACTTCGAGGCAGTCTTGCTAACACGTTTGGTGCTGGACCCAGTGCCCTTCAGAATGGCAGTCAGTCTTTTATGTTCGGTTGCTGGCAGTTTCGCGGATTTCAACTGCTTTGCGACCATCGAACGGGACGAGGCATCAAGGCTGAGCGCAAGATTGACGTAAGCCCGCCATACCGTGATCTCGGCAGGTGCTAAACGCGCGGCTTGGCCGTAAGCTTTCAATGCCGCGTCTGTCCGGCCTAGCTGTTGATGAATCTGAGCGATCTGAAACGGCACCTCGGCCCGGTTGGGGGCGATGGTTTGAAGTTGCGCCAAGACCTTTAGCGCTTCATCTGGCTTGCCTGACCGTGCAAGATTGCCTGCTTTTTGAAACAGGGCAGGGATCTGATTTGAGTTCAAAGGAAGCATGTCGGACCCGTTTAAGCTGGAAAGGCATTTACCTATTGGCTAATATTACCAGAGCAGAGCTTCAAGGCCCAGCCGGCGCCCTTGAGAATAAGCGCGTTGCGCCTGTGTAAAAGTCTTGACTTTAGCCCAAATCCACCCGATAAGCCGCCATTCCTGCCGGGGTTTTCCTGTGCAGGGACTAAAAACTATGTCCAAAACGCAAGTGGCGGATGCGCAGTTCGAGGCAATGGAAGGGATTGGCCCTTCGTCAAACACCGGCATATGTCGGGGCCACAGGACGCGGATTATGAAGGAAGATCATATGTTTGCGGTTATGAAAACCGGCGGCAAGCAGTATAAGGTCCAAGCTGGCGACGTTCTGCGCGTTGAAAAGCTGGCGGCCGATGCTGGCGAAACAGTCCAGTTCAACGAGATTCTGATGGTCGGCGCGACTGTTGGTGCCCCCACCGTAGAAGGTGCTGGCGTCCAGGCAGAAGTCATCGACCAGATCAAAGGCGAAAAAGTCATTCACTTCGTGAAGCGTCGCCGTAAGCACAGCTCGAAGCGCACCAAGGGCCACCGTCAGCAACTGACGCTGCTCCGCGTGACCGACATCCTGGAAAAGGGTGCCGACAAGTCGGGCGTAAAAGCTGCCATCGGTGCAGGTTCGGTATCGGGTGCTGCTGTTGCAGCGGCTGCTCCGGCCAAAGCGCCTGCAAAGAAAGCAGCTCCGAAGAAAGCCGCCAAGGCAGAAGCACCCGCTGGTGCTGACGATCTGAAGAAGCTGTCGGGCGTTGGCCCTGCGCTTGAGAAGAAACTGCTGGAAGCTGGCGTCACCACCTTCGCTCAGATCGCCGCTTGGGGCGAAGCTGATATTACCGAGTTCGACGAGAAACTGTCGTTCAAAGGTCGTATCGAGCGTGAAGGCTGGGTAGAGCAGGCCAAAGAATTGGCCAAAGGCTAACGAGAGCTAAGGAGAGATAGCATGGCACATAAAAAAGCAGGCGGTTCATCCCGTAACGGCCGCGACTCAGCCGGTCGTCGCCTTGGTGTAAAGAAATACGGTGGTCAGGTTGTGATCCCGGGCAACATCATCGTGCGTCAGCGCGGTACCAAGATGTGGCCGGGTGATAACGTGGGCATGGGCAAAGATCACACCATCTTTGCAACCAGCGAAGGCACCGTTAAATTCCACAAAGGCCTGAAAGGCCGCACCTTTATTTCGGTTCTCCCAGTGGCGGAGGCCGCTGAGTAAGCCGAACCTAACAAGGTTGTGAAAAACCAGGGGCCGGCTGTGATAGCCGGCCCCTTTTCTTTTTGTTTGTAGTACTTATCTGCCTGTTCATCCAACGTTCACACGAACGCCCTAAAAGTGCCGAAAACACAGGTTATGTGATGGCCTTTAGGGGACTACGGGCGGTGCATTCTGCGCTTTTCAGAGGAGGGAAAGCCGTGAAGCATGTAGATATTAGAACCCAGCCGATCATTCAGGCGGAGCGTTTTGTTCTGCGCCCTGTTCGGCCTTCGGATCTTGGGGCATTGGTTCTGTCGGTGTCGGATAAACGGGTGGCGCAGGCCACGCGCTCGATTCCGCATCCCTTGCCGCCGGGCGTAACCGAGGCGTTCATTGAGCGCGCCATGGCCGAGGATCGGCATGAAGATGTCTGGGTTATGGACAGCCTGCGCGACGATCAGGACGAAGTTTTTGGTGTAATCACTCTGGATTCTCTGGATCGCGGACAAAGCCAGCTTGGGTATTGGGTCGCGCCTGGTTTTTGGAATGCGGGTTTTGCCTCGGAAGCGGTCTGTGCACTGATCGACGCGAACCCTCAGAACAACAGCACCATCTTTGCGGAAGTCTTTCAAGACAACCCGGCCTCGGCCCGTGTTCTGACCCATGCGGGGTTCGAGTATATTGGGGATGCTGAAAGCCATTCAGTCGCGCGCGGGGCAAATGTCCCCACGTGGACGTACATTAAGAAGATGTCTTAACCAATTGTCATGGAAGACGATATTCAGATCAAGACGGAGCGTTTTACGCTTCGTCCCCTGACGCCCGGCGATGGTGATCAGGTGGTCGAGCTGCTTGATGATATCGAAGTGGCGCGCTGGCTGACCGTTGTGCCGCATCCCTATACGCGTCGCGATTTCGATGGATTTCTGGACTATCTCACCACGACCAATCCGTTTGGTGGGTTGGCGGTTGATAACGGGAATGAGGTTCTGGGAGTCGTAGGCATCGATCCGACACTGGGGTTTTGGCTGGGGCGCAAGCATCATGGCCGTGGCGTCATGCGCGAGGCTGCGAGCGCCTTAATTTCGCATGTTTTCGAAACCACGGATCTTGACCAGATCGGGTCAGGTCATTTCCCCGAGAACCATGCCTCGCGCGCGGTTCTGACGGGATTGGGGTTTCGTGATACCGGGAAGACCGAAAACGCCCATTGTGTCTCGCGGGATTGCGATGAAATACTGATCAAACTCAGCCTGTCGCGTGCCGATTGGGAGGCCCGCCAGCGATGACCTGCCTCATCACAGAACGCCTGACGATGCGGCGCTGTCAGCCGTCTGATTTCGAGGCAATGCAAGACCTTGTCTCGGATATCGATGTCGTGCGCATGACATCGTCCTGGCCATATCCGGCTGATCCGGAACTGACGCGTTCTCGATGCCAGCCCTTCGATCCAAAGCAGGGAATGGTTGGCGTGGTGTTGCACGAAGGTATGCTAGTCGGGTCGATGGGTCTTGCGCAAAAACCTGATGAAGATCCGCAGCTTGGCTACATGTTTGCCCGTGCACATTGGGGCAGGGGCTATGCGACCGAGATGGGCCGCGCCCTGATCAACCATTGCTGGGCCCAGTATGACTGGTCGTTGATCCGCGCTGACGCGTTTGCAGACAATCCGGCCTCGGCCCATGTGCTTGAAAAGTTGGGCTTTGAAGAGCTTGGCAGCAGCACAGGCCACAGTGTTGCGCGCGGTGAAAGCCATCCCTTGCGCAATTTCCAGCTTTTGCGACCACAAAGCTGATCCAATTGCCCCTGCCGCTGGCTCTGGACTTGAGCCTTGGCGCATTTCCCTCTATCGCCTGTGACATAACAGAAAGGCGCGTGTCATGAAATTTCTCGATCTTGCAAAGGTCTATATCCGGTCTGGTTCGGGCGGGTCTGGCTGCGTGTCTTTCCGGCGCGAGAAGTACATCGAATACGGTGGCCCGGACGGTGGTGACGGCGGGCGCGGTGGTGACGTGGTTGTCGAGGTGGTCGACGGGCTGAACACCCTGATCGACTTCCGTTATCAACAACACTTCTTTGCAGGCAATGGCATCCCTGGCATGGGCAAGCAGCGCACCGGTGCGGATGGCGATGATATCGTGCTCCGCGTGCCTGTAGGTACGGAAATTCTGGACGAAGACGAAGAGACCGTCATCGCCGACATGACCGAAGTCGGTCAGCGCGTGGTGATCGCCAAGGGCGGTAATGGCGGCTTTGGCAACCTTCATTTCACAAGCTCGACCAACCGTGCACCGCGTCGTGCCAATCCCGGCCTTGCGGGCGTCGAGCGCACGATCTGGCTACGCCTGAAGCTGATCGCGGATGTGGGACTTCTGGGTTTGCCAAATGCAGGGAAGTCGACCTTCCTTGCTGCGACCTCGAACGCGCGGCCAAAGATCGCGGACTATCCGTTTACCACGCTGCACCCCAATCTGGGCGTTGTCGGCGTGGATGGTGCGGAATTTGTCGTGGCAGACATTCCCGGTCTGATCGAAGGCGCCTCGGAAGGTCGCGGGCTGGGAGATTTGTTCCTTGGTCACGTCGAACGTTGCGCTGTGCTTCTGCATTTGGTGGATGGCACGGCTGAGGATGTCGTCGCCGACTGGCAGACCATCATCACCGAGATTGAAAACTATGGTGATATTCTGGGTGACAAGCCCCGTGTGACGGTTCTGAACAAGATCGACGCGCTGGATGACGAGGAACGGGCCGAGAAGCTGGCCGCCCTTGAAGAGGCTGTCAGCGGTCCGGTCATGCAGATGTCAGGCGTTGCCCAACAGGGCACGACAGATGTTCTGCGCGCGTTGCGTAAGGAGATCTCGGAAGATCGCATTCGGCAGAAGCCGCAAGAGGAAGAAGAGACGTGGCATCCCTGAGCACGGCAAAACGTGTCGTCGTCAAAATCGGCTCGGCGCTATTGGTGGACGCAAATAACGGTGCGCTGAAAGCGGACTGGTTGGGGTCACTTTGTGCGGATGTGGCAGCATTGAAGGCGCGCGGTGCGGATGTTGTACTGGTCTCGTCCGGCTCTATCGCCTTGGGACGTGGTGTATTGGGTCTTCCTGTCGGCGCTCTGTCGCTGGAACAATCTCAGGCCGCCGCCGCCGTTGGTCAAATCCGGCTGGCCCGTGCCTATGAAGAGGCTTTGGCCCCTTTGGGCGCCAAAACTGCACAGATTCTGGTCACGCTGGAAGACAGCGCGGACCGCCGCCGGTATCTGAATTCGCGTGCAACGATGGAGACGCTTCTGTCACTGGGCGTGGTGCCCATTGTGAATGAAAACGATACCGTTGCCACCGATGAAATCCGCTTTGGTGACAATGATCGGCTGGCCGCTCAGGTAGCTGTGACCATTGGTGCGGATCACTTGGTTCTGCTCTCGGATGTGGATGGGTTCTATTCGGGTAATCCCAAGGACGATCCTACCGCGACACGCTATGACGTCATCGACCAGATCACGCCCGAGATCGAGGCGATGGCGGGCGATGCCGGCACTGGCCTGTCCAAAGGCGGGATGAAAACCAAGGTCATGGCCGCGAAAACCGCAACCGGGGCAGGGTGCGACATGACGATCACCGAAGGGTCGCGGATGAACCCGCTTACCTCTTTGATCGACGGCGCGGCGGCGACGCTGTTCACCGCGCGCACCACACCGAAAGCTGCGCGAAAGCACTGGATTGCGTCGATGAAGCCTCAGGGTGTTTTGGTGCTGGACGACGGCGCAGTTAAAGCGCTCCGTTCAGGCAATTCGCTGCTGGCGGCAGGTGTGACGGATGTGATCGGCACGTTCATGCGGGGCGATCCCGTTGATATTCAGGGCACAGATGGCACCCATCTGGGCGCGGGTCTGGCGGGCTATACGGCGGATGAAGCGCGCGCGATCAAGGGTCAGAGGTCGGATCAGATCGAACGCATTTTGGGTCACCCAGGTCGTGCAGCCCTGATCCATCGGGACGATATGTCCCTTTAAAGACAATAAGATACAAGATTACCTTTACGGAGAAAGCAAGATGAGCGACGACATCAAAACCATGATGACCGGCATTGGCACCCGCGCCCGCGTGGCCGCACGTGACCTTGCTTTCGCGCCAGCCGATGCCAAAGAGAAAGCCTTGATGGCGGCGGCGGATGCCTGTTGGGAGCGTCGGGACCAAATCATCTCTGCCAACGAGAAAGATATGGAGTTCGGTCGCAACAAAGGCCTGTCTGACGCAATGATGGACCGCTTGATGCTGGACGAAGATCGCATCAAGGGCATGTGCGACGGATTGCGTGCGGTTGCCGCGCAGGATGATCCGGTGGGCGAGGTGATGGAAGAATGGGACCGTCCCTCGGGCCTGAACATTCGTCGCGTGCGTACACCCTTGGGTGTGATCGGCGTGATCTATGAAAGCCGCCCCAATGTGACGGCGGATGCGGGCGCATTGTGCCTGAAGGCCGGAAACGCGGTAATTTTGCGTGGAGGCTCCGAGAGCTTTCATTCAGCCGGTTTGATCCACGAATGTCTGCAAGACGGTCTGCGTGCTGCTGGTCTTCCGGTGGATGCCATCCAGCTTATTCCGACCCGTGATCGTGCTGCGGTCAGCGAGATGCTGACAATGACTGACCATGTGGACGTGATCGTTCCGCGCGGAGGCAAGGGCCTTGTAGGGTTGGTCCAGCGCGAGGCACGCGTGCCGGTGTTCGCGCATCTGGAAGGCATCGTGCATATCTATATCGACAAAGACGCGGATGCCGAGAAGACCCGGAACGTGGTGATGAATGCCAAGACCCGTCGCACCGGCATTTGTGGCTCGGCAGAGTGCCTGCTGATCCATCGCGATGCGCAGGAGCTGGGACAAGCCGTGATCGACGATCTGATGGCGGCTGGGGTCGAGGTGCGGGTGGGCGAAGGTCTGACCGGCAGTGTCCCTGCAACGGACGATGATTGGGGCACCGAATATCTGGACAGCATCATTGCTGCCAAGCTTGTGGATGATGTGGATGGCGCGATTGATCACATCAACCGCTATTCGTCGTCTCATACAGATGCGATCATGACGGAAAACGATGCGACGGCGGATCATTTCTTTACCCGTATCGATAGCGCGATCCTGATGCGCAATGCGTCGACTCAGTTTGCAGACGGGGGCGAATTTGGCATGGGTGCCGAGATCGGGATTGCCACTGGCAAAATGCACGCGCGTGGCCCGGTTGGGTCCAAGCAATTGACGTCGTTCAAGTATCTTGTCGTCGGAGATGGCACCACGCGCTCTTGATCGAACCCGGAAAGTGAAAGCCGCCCCGATAGGGCGGCTTTTTTCTTAGAAGGTCAGACTGATGGTTTGATCCGAGATCTGAACAGTGGCTGATCGGCCCTGTCTTTGAAGCTCTGGCCGGATCAAGGCAAAATGAACCCGCGCAGGCGGGACATCAATGTCAGGGTTGACCGTCGACAGCAGGGCCCAGAGATCTGGATC
The Aliiroseovarius pelagivivens DNA segment above includes these coding regions:
- a CDS encoding GNAT family N-acetyltransferase, with protein sequence MKHVDIRTQPIIQAERFVLRPVRPSDLGALVLSVSDKRVAQATRSIPHPLPPGVTEAFIERAMAEDRHEDVWVMDSLRDDQDEVFGVITLDSLDRGQSQLGYWVAPGFWNAGFASEAVCALIDANPQNNSTIFAEVFQDNPASARVLTHAGFEYIGDAESHSVARGANVPTWTYIKKMS
- a CDS encoding GNAT family N-acetyltransferase translates to MEDDIQIKTERFTLRPLTPGDGDQVVELLDDIEVARWLTVVPHPYTRRDFDGFLDYLTTTNPFGGLAVDNGNEVLGVVGIDPTLGFWLGRKHHGRGVMREAASALISHVFETTDLDQIGSGHFPENHASRAVLTGLGFRDTGKTENAHCVSRDCDEILIKLSLSRADWEARQR
- a CDS encoding GNAT family N-acetyltransferase, whose amino-acid sequence is MTCLITERLTMRRCQPSDFEAMQDLVSDIDVVRMTSSWPYPADPELTRSRCQPFDPKQGMVGVVLHEGMLVGSMGLAQKPDEDPQLGYMFARAHWGRGYATEMGRALINHCWAQYDWSLIRADAFADNPASAHVLEKLGFEELGSSTGHSVARGESHPLRNFQLLRPQS
- the obgE gene encoding GTPase ObgE, producing MKFLDLAKVYIRSGSGGSGCVSFRREKYIEYGGPDGGDGGRGGDVVVEVVDGLNTLIDFRYQQHFFAGNGIPGMGKQRTGADGDDIVLRVPVGTEILDEDEETVIADMTEVGQRVVIAKGGNGGFGNLHFTSSTNRAPRRANPGLAGVERTIWLRLKLIADVGLLGLPNAGKSTFLAATSNARPKIADYPFTTLHPNLGVVGVDGAEFVVADIPGLIEGASEGRGLGDLFLGHVERCAVLLHLVDGTAEDVVADWQTIITEIENYGDILGDKPRVTVLNKIDALDDEERAEKLAALEEAVSGPVMQMSGVAQQGTTDVLRALRKEISEDRIRQKPQEEEETWHP
- the proB gene encoding glutamate 5-kinase, whose amino-acid sequence is MASLSTAKRVVVKIGSALLVDANNGALKADWLGSLCADVAALKARGADVVLVSSGSIALGRGVLGLPVGALSLEQSQAAAAVGQIRLARAYEEALAPLGAKTAQILVTLEDSADRRRYLNSRATMETLLSLGVVPIVNENDTVATDEIRFGDNDRLAAQVAVTIGADHLVLLSDVDGFYSGNPKDDPTATRYDVIDQITPEIEAMAGDAGTGLSKGGMKTKVMAAKTATGAGCDMTITEGSRMNPLTSLIDGAAATLFTARTTPKAARKHWIASMKPQGVLVLDDGAVKALRSGNSLLAAGVTDVIGTFMRGDPVDIQGTDGTHLGAGLAGYTADEARAIKGQRSDQIERILGHPGRAALIHRDDMSL
- a CDS encoding glutamate-5-semialdehyde dehydrogenase; protein product: MSDDIKTMMTGIGTRARVAARDLAFAPADAKEKALMAAADACWERRDQIISANEKDMEFGRNKGLSDAMMDRLMLDEDRIKGMCDGLRAVAAQDDPVGEVMEEWDRPSGLNIRRVRTPLGVIGVIYESRPNVTADAGALCLKAGNAVILRGGSESFHSAGLIHECLQDGLRAAGLPVDAIQLIPTRDRAAVSEMLTMTDHVDVIVPRGGKGLVGLVQREARVPVFAHLEGIVHIYIDKDADAEKTRNVVMNAKTRRTGICGSAECLLIHRDAQELGQAVIDDLMAAGVEVRVGEGLTGSVPATDDDWGTEYLDSIIAAKLVDDVDGAIDHINRYSSSHTDAIMTENDATADHFFTRIDSAILMRNASTQFADGGEFGMGAEIGIATGKMHARGPVGSKQLTSFKYLVVGDGTTRS